A window of the Kazachstania africana CBS 2517 chromosome 10, complete genome genome harbors these coding sequences:
- the PRM5 gene encoding pheromone-regulated protein PRM5 (similar to Saccharomyces cerevisiae PRM5 (YIL117C) and YNL058C; ancestral locus Anc_2.250), translated as MSTIVLYPRSLPELITTTTQTTQSSKDSSTKTTATTSASNSVTTSASQNASLYSSQSSSSITPTITPPSASRNPHVMQLSHMSQGTLYIAVGTVIGFIMLASIIGWLFTGWLSRRHKLLYAEQNYYDYINGNGNNSPNLSYSSSNEDFDNEKLLNEKMEAHSGNNADSTIENCKEMRNTDVIKSTDTLHLKNSRNSMFISPTVYIMSEHSRKLSKGTCSDRQSKALSTCSIQSFQDIMQLQRPEQPMLIEKPKRASRLRFSVSSDDGYVDSTKINSSLMPSASNLNVQRDITKKAKRKSTPSMYLDDLLESSL; from the coding sequence ATGTCAACTATAGTATTATATCCAAGAAGCTTACCAGAATTAATTACCACTACTACCCAAACTACACAATCTTCCAAGGATAGTTCTACGAAAACTACAGCAACCACGTCAGCGTCTAATTCTGTGACCACTTCTGCCTCCCAAAATGCTAGTTTATATTCCTCACAATCGTCATCGTCCATAACACCAACGATAACACCTCCTTCTGCTAGCCGAAATCCACACGTTATGCAACTGTCGCATATGTCACAAGGTACTCTCTATATCGCCGTTGGTACGGTCATTGGTTTTATAATGTTGGCTTCAATTATTGGATGGTTATTTACAGGATGGCTATCCCGTAGACATAAATTGCTTTATGCAGAACAGAATTACTACGATTATATTAACGGCAATGGAAACAATTCACCGAATTTGAGCTATTCTTCAAGTAATGAAGATTTCGACAATGAAAAACTTTTGAATGAGAAAATGGAGGCACATAGTGGTAACAATGCAGACTCCACGATAGAAAATTGTAAGGAAATGAGGAATACTGATGTAATAAAAAGTACTGATACTTTGCATCTCAAAAATAGTAGAAACTCGATGTTTATTTCGCCAACAGTTTATATAATGAGTGAACATAGTAGGAAACTATCAAAGGGAACATGCAGTGATAGACAAAGTAAAGCACTATCGACCTGTTCCATACAAAGCTTCCAAGATATTATGCAACTACAAAGACCAGAACAACCAATGCTGATTGAAAAACCAAAAAGGGCGTCCAGGCTAAGATTTAGTGTAAGCTCAGATGACGGATATGTGGACTCTACAAaaatcaattcttcattaaTGCCATCAGCATCCAATCTGAATGTTCAAAGAGATATTACTAAGAAAgccaaaagaaaatcaacGCCATCCATGTATTTAGATGATCTTCTTGAAAGCAGCCTGTGA
- the RPI1 gene encoding Rpi1p (similar to Saccharomyces cerevisiae RPI1 (YIL119C); ancestral locus Anc_2.244) has product MNLYESKFSAGEDEESIDSNHIISEINFNDSIQKDGNKIVNGNNPSMMNAYFHPDTNSINSIEENNTFTNSNSETSTVYGMSPMTAPSSSNNKQTRKKWKEAEDIAFLTVILNHSLLLTYVEYFKPMKNFWLKISKILHEEHRYERNARQCHDRFKVLFSKATKLKESSIKGVKFADLQYLLLKLVNTFRFHNGNIVLRSHSKLSSKSVNSPDQSNHHNAQDNINLKSESPYNLNNHTDNTTDFALQNPSENGYGNNNNTGNRSNSNLSEFVHYSRSMQQTTPSGGELTNLPNVCTSTETVDYSQNPFKRIREPIQRRNEAAQSLNGLPENEIQYMHNMYQSLYNMVGNFKNQVDSLQAQVNSLTSELYSVRRVLNSLDDNTQSHRNILQNLYTMVQSSDENNKNNNNGLDSDDHKEKRIEK; this is encoded by the coding sequence ATGAATTTGTATGAATCGAAATTCTCTGCTGGTGAAGACGAAGAGAGTATAGATTCAAACCATATAATTTCTGAGATAAACTTCAATGATAGCATACAGAAAGATGGCAACAAAATTGTTAATGGGAACAATCCTTCAATGATGAATGCTTATTTTCATCCGGATACCAATAGCatcaattcaattgaagaaaacaataCTTTTACAAATAGCAATAGTGAAACTTCGACAGTTTACGGAATGTCACCAATGACAGCTCCTAGCAGCAGTAATAACAAACAAACCAGAAAAAAGTGGAAAGAGGCTGAGGACATTGCCTTTCTTACCGTAATATTAAACCATTCCCTCTTATTAACATACgtagaatatttcaaaccaatgaaaaatttctggTTAAAAATATCTAAAATATTACACGAGGAACATAGGTACGAAAGAAATGCTAGACAGTGCCATGATAGGTTCAAAGTTCTTTTTAGCAAGGCAACCAAACTAAAAGAATCTTCAATAAAGGGTGTAAAGTTTGCTGACTTACAATATTTACTTCTAAAACTTGTAAATACATTCCGCTTCCACAATGGAAATATTGTACTAAGATCGCATTCAAAATTGAGTTCAAAGTCAGTAAACAGTCCTGATCAGTCGAATCATCATAACGCTCAAGATAATATTAATCTAAAAAGCGAGTCACCATACAACCTTAATAATCATACTGATAATACTACTGATTTTGCCCTTCAAAATCCATCCGAAAATGGCTACGgcaataataacaatactGGTAATAGAAGTAATAGCAATCTGTCAGAATTTGTACACTATTCTAGGTCCATGCAACAAACAACGCCAAGTGGTGGAGAGTTGACTAATTTGCCAAACGTATGTACGTCAACAGAAACTGTTGATTATTCACAGAACCCGTTCAAAAGAATACGAGAACCTATTCAACGACGAAATGAAGCGGCCCAAAGCCTCAATGGATTGccagaaaatgaaatacaATATATGCATAACATGTACCAATCATTATACAATATGGTCggtaattttaaaaatcaAGTGGATTCTTTGCAGGCACAGGTCAACTCTTTAACTTCAGAGTTATATTCAGTAAGAAGAGTACTGAACTCATTGGACGACAATACCCAAAGTCACAGAAATATACTACAAAACCTTTATACTATGGTTCAGTCTTCTGACGAGAACAataagaataataataatggcCTTGACAGCGATGATCACAAAGAAAAACGTATTgagaaataa
- the HIS5 gene encoding histidinol-phosphate transaminase (similar to Saccharomyces cerevisiae HIS5 (YIL116W); ancestral locus Anc_2.252) — MVFNLEKIIRPKIYNLEAYRCARDDFKEGILLDANENAYGPTQIELQGTNLHRYPDPHQIEFKKAMASYRNKTSVFRSYDLVPLTDENFCLGVGSDESIDAIIRASCVPSKEKILVLPPTYSMYSVCANINDVDVVTCPLITEDNSFQIDATEILNILANDPLIKLVFITSPGNPTGAKIEIDRIEYLLKNWDQGLVIVDEAYIDFSGGSTAPLVTKYPNLVTLQTLSKSFGLAGIRLGMTIATKKLSKILNAMKAPYNISTVTSDMALKAVQNHNLEKMEQNAQILNKEKLRLLNALTSLKYVDNGYIGGLDANFILLRINNGDNDLAKKLYTELAIKSGVVIRFRGNELGCAGGLRVTIGTKEENDILIKEFGRKLEELVG; from the coding sequence ATGGTAttcaatcttgaaaaaattataaggCCAAAAATTTACAATCTGGAAGCGTATCGTTGTGCTAGAGATGACTTTAAAGAAGGTATACTTTTAGATGCTAACGAGAATGCGTATGGACCAACTCAAATTGAATTACAAGGAACAAACTTGCATCGTTATCCTGACCCGCatcaaattgaatttaaaaagGCAATGGCTTCATACCGTAATAAGACTTCTGTTTTTCGATCCTATGACTTAGTACCACTCactgatgaaaatttttgctTAGGTGTTGGATCAGATGAAAGTATTGATGCCATCATAAGGGCGTCTTGCGTGCCTAgcaaagagaaaattctCGTTCTACCGCCTACATATTCCATGTATTCTGTTTGTGCAAACATAAACGATGTGGACGTTGTAACATGCCCCTTAATCACGGAAGATAATAGCTTTCAAATTGATGCTACAGAAATTCTCAACATCTTAGCAAACGATCCGCTTATCAAATTAGTTTTCATTACATCTCCTGGTAATCCTACAGGTGCAAAGATAGAAATTGATAGAATCGAATATTTGTTAAAAAACTGGGACCAAGGTTTAGTAATCGTTGATGAGGCCTATATTGACTTCAGTGGGGGATCTACTGCTCCTTTAGTCACCAAGTATCCTAATTTAGTGACGTTACAAACTCTTTCTAAGTCATTTGGTTTGGCTGGTATTAGATTGGGCATGACAATTGCCACAAAAAAGTTGTCGAAAATTCTAAATGCAATGAAGGCCCCTTACAATATATCAACAGTAACTTCAGATATGGCTCTCAAAGCTGTACAGAACCATAACCTTGAGAAAATGGAGCAAAATGCTCAGATATTAAATaaggaaaaattaagaTTATTGAATGCATTGACCTCCTTAAAGTACGTTGACAATGGATACATCGGTGGACTAGATGCTAACTTTATTCTTTTACGAATCAATAATGGTGATAATGATCTGGCCAAAAAATTATACACCGAGTTAGCCATAAAGTCAGGCGTTGTAATCAGATTCAGAGGTAATGAACTAGGCTGTGCTGGAGGTTTAAGAGTCACCATAGgtacaaaagaagaaaatgatatattgattaaagaatttggaAGAAAGCTTGAAGAGTTAGTAGGTTAA
- the POG1 gene encoding Pog1p (similar to Saccharomyces cerevisiae POG1 (YIL122W); ancestral locus Anc_2.240): MVKRSHSEDANASSVKHNDDEQTLEESAVTTRPTTSSSISSINSLLNKKAKDDTNTAKKSLRIEVLKELGIKDIEKLEPIDQDVFHKYVSIRLTRERRSLEELRQGNIEKLDSLIDKCINSEKFSSASMNKLLDIIGTSRDQPDSSNDKFSVSPVPKKRKLESPHLSSPRHLMSYKENIPTLNESEELQNESRQFKLPAPHNQASNQAYLGYATVPPPNAYQSHGSGTPQHVRYDNNEPRQLSPNVTPAQYSNMTQYGAQYPQPFYGQDMRQPVLVMQRPPAGETPYLNPPQTTLAPTSPYGNEQYFPPSRKPIANHRRSQSAIVSLPSDMRQQQNRNQQNFPSRPVNFLIHTPKHPPPA, translated from the coding sequence ATGGTGAAGAGAAGTCATTCAGAAGATGCAAATGCATCTTCGGTGAAGCATAATGACGATGAGCAGACATTAGAAGAAAGTGCTGTCACAACAAGGCCCACAACTTCCTCCAGCATAAGCAGCATTAATTCGCTTTTGAACAAGAAGGCAAAAGATGATACAAACACTGCTAAAAAATCCCTTCGTATCGaagtattgaaagaattaggAATTAAAGACATTGAGAAATTGGAGCCAATCGATCAAGATGTCTTTCACAAGTATGTTTCCATAAGATTGACACGAGAACGCAGGtcattagaagaattgCGTCAAGGTAATATAGAGAAATTAGATTCTCTAATAGATAAATGCATCAATAGTGAAAAATTCTCATCAGCATCTATGAACAAATTATTGGATATTATAGGAACCTCTAGAGATCAGCCTGATAGTTCTAATGACAAATTTTCCGTTTCACCAGTACCTAAGAAGAGAAAGCTAGAATCTCCACATTTATCAAGTCCAAGACATCTTATGTCgtataaagaaaatatccCAACCTTAAACGAATCCGAAGAACTCCAGAATGAATCAAGACAATTCAAACTACCAGCTCCACATAATCAGGCATCAAACCAAGCGTATCTAGGCTATGCGACTGTGCCCCCTCCTAACGCATATCAGTCTCATGGGTCAGGAACCCCACAACATGTAAGATATGATAACAATGAGCCCCGTCAGCTATCTCCAAATGTAACCCCTGCACAATATTCTAATATGACACAATATGGTGCTCAATACCCACAACCTTTCTACGGCCAGGACATGAGACAGCCAGTCCTCGTTATGCAACGTCCACCTGCCGGTGAAACACCATATTTAAATCCTCCTCAGACGACGTTAGCACCAACGTCTCCCTATGGaaatgaacaatatttCCCACCTAGTAGGAAACCCATCGCAAATCACAGAAGATCGCAAAGTGCGATTGTTTCGCTACCTTCTGACATGAGGCAACAACAAAATAGAAATCAACAGAATTTTCCCTCGAGGCctgtcaattttttaatcCATACACCTAAGCATCCCCCTCCTGCATAG
- the KAFR0J01620 gene encoding MFS transporter (similar to Saccharomyces cerevisiae AQR1 (YNL065W) and QDR1 (YIL120W); ancestral locus Anc_2.242) — protein sequence MQEVTEFHDKESFTLEGENVTGTSFSSPTTNTPRSSFDHKIDEGESSEPFTDDKSNTEPEDVPVPYTRFGPRAKFGLVMQCAFTGFFSSIAGAIYYPVLTVIEKKFSITEEQVNITVVVYFIFQGLSPSLMGGLADSLGRRPVVLWSVVIYFGACIGLALSQNYTQIIILRCLQAAGISPVIAINSGIMGDVTTKAERGGYVGYVAGFQILGSALGALIGAALSSRWDWRAIFWFLAIGSGACALVSFFVLPETKRTVVGNGSIRPKPVFNRAPILLLPSFQKYLHLDSPDYDSMEPKVKINLLAPFSILKIPEIDLILFCAALQFALYTVHQTALSTVLSKDYGLSVMHIGLCYLPTGICTLLSVVTSGRYLNWAYRRRVNAHNKWLKQKEIELLETHKNDAKKVKDILETDPYYAFNLFRARLQPAFVTLVISSSSFIAFGWCLKVKAPLAAVLVTSGFASLFSNCILTFSTTLIVDLFPSKASTGTSCLNLFRCLLSAIYIACLSKMAIKMTYGGAFTFFGSLTGLSSFLLFIPMRKGKQITLRRRQEEQQAMEQYKREREKAMVKV from the coding sequence ATGCAAGAAGTAACTGAATTTCATGATAAGGAAAGTTTTACCCTGGAGGGGGAAAATGTTACAGGtacatcattttcatctccGACAACCAATACTCCAAGATCTTCCTTCGACCACAAAATAGATGAGGGTGAAAGTTCGGAACCATTCACTGATGATAAAAGCAATACAGAACCGGAAGATGTTCCAGTACCGTATACCAGATTTGGTCCAAGGGCTAAGTTTGGTTTAGTTATGCAATGTGCATTCACTGGGTTTTTCTCATCAATTGCTGGTGCAATTTATTATCCGGTGTTAACTGTCATCGAGAAAAAATTCAGTATAACTGAAGAACAAGTCAATATTACAGTTGTGGTCTACTTTATTTTCCAGGGTTTATCCCCAAGTTTAATGGGTGGGTTAGCTGATTCTTTAGGTAGAAGGCCGGTCGTCTTATGGTCCGTCGTTATTTATTTCGGTGCATGCATTGGTTTGGCACTATCGCAAAACTACACTCAAATCATCATATTGAGATGTTTACAAGCAGCTGGTATCTCTCCAGTGATTGCAATCAATAGTGGTATAATGGGCGACGTTACCACAAAAGCTGAGAGAGGTGGTTATGTCGGATACGTTGCAGGTTTCCAAATTCTTGGTAGCGCTTTAGGTGCCTTGATTGGTGCTGCTTTATCATCTAGATGGGACTGGAGAGCTATTTTTTGGTTTCTAGCCATCGGATCTGGAGCTTGTGCTTTAGTATCCTTTTTCGTACTACCAGAAACTAAGAGAACTGTTGTAGGAAACGGTTCAATCCGTCCAAAACCAGTGTTTAATAGAGCTCCCATATTGTTGCTaccttcttttcaaaaatatctaCATTTAGATAGCCCAGATTACGATAGTATGGAGCCAAAAGtcaaaataaatttattggCACCTTTCAGTATCTTGAAAATTCCAGAAATTGATCTTATACTGTTTTGTGCCGCACTACAATTTGCCTTATACACTGTTCATCAAACTGCTTTATCAACCGTTTTGAGTAAGGACTACGGCCTATCAGTTATGCATATCGGTCTTTGTTACTTACCAACTGGTATATGTACACTTCTTAGCGTTGTTACGTCAGGAAGATATTTGAACTGGGCATACAGAAGAAGAGTAAATGCTCACAATAAATGGTTGAAACAAAAGGAAATAGAACTTCTAGAAACACATAAGAATGATgcaaaaaaagttaaagaCATCCTAGAAACTGATCCCTATTATGCATTCAACTTATTCAGGGCAAGATTGCAGCCTGCATTTGTTACTTTAGTCATAAGTTCCAGCTCCTTCATTGCATTTGGTTGGTGTTTGAAAGTTAAAGCGCCATTAGCTGCAGTTTTAGTCACTAGTGGTTTCGCATCCTTATTTTCTAACTGTATCCTAACATTTTCAACCACATTAATAGTTGATCTGTTCCCCTCAAAGGCATCTACGGGAACAAGTTGTCTAAACTTATTTAGATGTTTATTATCCGCAATTTATATTGCCTGCTTGAGTAAAATGGCTATAAAGATGACATATGGTGGTGCTTTCACCTTTTTCGGTAGTTTAACTGGtctttcatcatttttattatttattccAATGAGAAAAGGTAAGCAAATTACTTTACGTAGAAGGCAGGAAGAGCAGCAAGCAATGGAGCAATacaaaagagaaagagaaaaagcaATGGTGAAAGTTTAG
- the SIM1 gene encoding putative glucosidase SIM1 (similar to Saccharomyces cerevisiae SIM1 (YIL123W) and SUN4 (YNL066W); ancestral locus Anc_2.239), giving the protein MKFATVASLIGSAAVVSALPHAIVNSDDCTTTIDGHQHKRAVAVEYVYETVVVDSNGNRVAGTGAASTSTTVAATTATTSASIDLEEDDTTPVVHNPSAQTTSVLTSSVKEDTTSSTESAAYTTTAAEVAATSSVETAAAAATTSSIETSAAASTSTTTASTSTPSGSIYGDLQSYVDPTETFTDGTVACSSFPSGQGVIALDWLGFGGWSGIENSDGSTGGTCQEGSYCSYACQPGMSKTQWPESQPSSGVSIGGLLCKDGYLYKSSTSSDYLCEWGVDAAVVVSELSDDVAICRTDYPGTENMVIPTYVEGGSSLPLTVVDEDTYYMWEGSKTSAQYYVNNAGVTYEDGCIWGTSGSGVGNWAPMNFGAGYSDGISYLALIPNPNNGDALNFNVKIVAYDDDSVVTGDCYYENGTFSSEDGCTAAVTSGKAKFVLYN; this is encoded by the coding sequence atgaaattcgCTACTGTTGCTTCTTTAATCGGTTCTGCTGCAGTTGTTTCAGCTTTGCCGCACGCTATCGTCAACTCCGACGACTGTACAACTACTATCGATGGCCATCAACATAAGAGAGCCGTCGCTGTTGAATACGTCTACGAGACTGTTGTAGTGGACTCTAACGGTAACAGAGTTGCTGGTACCGGTGCTGCTTCCACTTCTACCACTGTCGCTGCCACTACTGCTACTACTAGCGCCTCCATCGATCTCGAAGAGGATGATACTACTCCAGTGGTTCACAATCCTTCTGCGCAAACCACTTCGGTTCTAACTTCATCCGTTAAGGAAGATACCACTTCTTCCACCGAATCAGCTGCTTATACGACTACGGCAGCTGAAGTTGCCGCTACCTCTTCTGTGGAAACTGCCGCCGCCGCCGCCACTACCTCTTCTATCGAAACGAGTGCTGCAGCTTCTACTTCCACCACCACTGCTTCCACTTCCACCCCTTCTGGTAGTATCTACGGTGACTTACAATCATACGTAGACCCAACAGAAACGTTCACTGACGGTACTGTAGCATGTAGTTCATTCCCATCCGGTCAAGGTGTCATCGCCTTAGATTGGTTAGGATTCGGTGGTTGGTCTGGTATTGAAAACTCAGATGGTTCCACTGGTGGTACTTGCCAGGAAGGTTCTTACTGTTCCTATGCTTGTCAACCAGGTATGTCCAAGACTCAATGGCCAGAAAGTCAACCATCTAGCGGTGTCTCTATCGGTGGTCTATTATGTAAAGACGGTTACTTGTACAAATCTAGTACCTCCAGCGACTACTTATGTGAATGGGGTGTTGATGCCGCTGTTGTCGTATCTGAGTTAAGCGATGATGTTGCCATCTGTAGAACTGATTATCCAGGTACTGAAAACATGGTCATTCCAACCTATGTCGAAGGCGGTAGCAGTCTGCCATTAACAGTTGTTGATGAAGACACATATTACATGTGGGAAGGTTCCAAGACCTCTGCTCAATACTATGTAAACAATGCCGGTGTTACTTATGAAGACGGTTGTATCTGGGGTACATCTGGGTCCGGTGTCGGTAACTGGGCCCCAATGAACTTCGGTGCCGGCTACTCTGACGGCATTAGCTACTTAGCTTTGATTCCTAACCCAAATAACGGTGATGCTCTGAACTTCAACGTCAAGATTGTCGCTTATGATGACGACTCTGTTGTTACCGGCGATTGTTACTACGAAAACGGTACATTTTCCAGCGAAGACGGTTGTACCGCTGCTGTTACCTCTGGTAAGGCCAAATTCGTCTTATACAACTGA
- the RHO3 gene encoding Rho family GTPase RHO3 (similar to Saccharomyces cerevisiae RHO3 (YIL118W); ancestral locus Anc_2.249) — MAFLCGSSSTSTKPIERKIVILGDGACGKTSLLNVFTRGYFPEVYEPTVFENYIHDIFVDNRHITLSLWDTAGQEEFDRLRSLSYSDTHTIMLCFSIDSRDSLENVRNKWVGEITDHCEGVKLVLVALKCDLRNNDSENKAITPNNIHQNKNLNSSNNSLITYEEGLAMAKKIGALRYLECSAKSNKGVNEAFTEAARVALTAGPQVSASTENDGGSSCIIM, encoded by the coding sequence ATGGCATTTCTCTGTGGATCCTCTTCAACTTCTACTAAACCAATTGAGAgaaaaattgttattttAGGCGACGGTGCCTGCGGTAAGACATCGTTATTGAATGTCTTCACAAGAGGTTACTTCCCGGAAGTCTACGAACCTACCGTTTTCGAAAACTACATTCACGATATTTTCGTGGACAACAGACATATCACCCTTTCCTTATGGGATACTGCAGGtcaagaagaatttgatagaTTACGATCTCTTTCATATTCCGACACTCATACGATCATGTTGTGTTTCAGTATAGATTCTCGTGattctttggaaaatgtAAGAAATAAATGGGTTGGTGAGATTACAGACCATTGTGAAGGTGTCAAACTTGTCTTGGTCGCTTTGAAATGTGATTTAAGAAATAACGATAGTGAAAATAAGGCAATTACTccaaataatattcatcaaaacaaaaatcTCAATAGTAGTAATAACAGTTTAATAACATACGAAGAAGGTTTAGCAATGGCAAAGAAGATTGGTGCTTTACGTTACTTAGAATGTAGTGCCAAGTCCAATAAAGGTGTCAATGAAGCTTTTACTGAAGCTGCAAGAGTCGCATTGACTGCAGGCCCTCAAGTTTCAGCCTCTACTGAAAATGACGGTGGTAGCAGTTGTATAATTATGTAA